The uncultured Desulfobulbus sp. genome window below encodes:
- a CDS encoding DUF697 domain-containing protein translates to METNKNEDVKAKENLNTAGPEVAEAELEGLSPLEQANKITRNFVLWSAGGGLIPMPLADIAAIYAAQVTMIAKLSKVYDIPFSEHKFKNTLLPLFGSLGVVPLGTGLLASFVKIIPGVGQLVGGLSMPVMAGAITYATGKIFTSHFEAGGTLLDFNPDTMKEYYKELFEKGKTVAKEAAGAAKM, encoded by the coding sequence ATGGAAACCAATAAAAACGAAGATGTTAAGGCTAAAGAAAACTTGAATACGGCTGGGCCTGAGGTTGCGGAAGCAGAACTTGAGGGGCTTTCTCCTCTTGAACAGGCAAATAAGATAACCCGGAATTTTGTGCTATGGAGCGCGGGTGGTGGCCTTATCCCCATGCCCCTTGCAGACATAGCAGCTATCTATGCCGCCCAGGTTACGATGATTGCCAAGTTGAGTAAGGTGTATGATATCCCTTTTTCCGAGCATAAATTTAAAAATACTCTTCTCCCTCTCTTCGGTTCTTTAGGCGTTGTCCCCTTAGGAACCGGGCTACTTGCTTCCTTCGTCAAGATTATTCCAGGGGTTGGGCAGCTTGTCGGTGGACTGAGCATGCCGGTTATGGCAGGTGCTATAACCTATGCGACAGGAAAAATCTTCACCAGTCATTTTGAGGCGGGCGGGACACTCTTGGACTTTAATCCAGACACCATGAAAGAGTATTATAAGGAATTGTTTGAAAAAGGAAAAACCGTTGCCAAAGAAGCTGCTGGCGCAGCAAAGATGTAA
- a CDS encoding spermidine/putrescine ABC transporter substrate-binding protein, whose translation MKHTHITLFLILPLFIFCISGCDNRTRVGKNETTDWTKHLKLPKAQFTPAAQLHILTWHYYIPQEVFDFFSKTYGTQIVPTYIHSNEEMFQLVQSHPDKYDLLTPSDYMVSKLIKNNLLYRLDHLNLPNIENLDEDLRRVPYDTGLRYSVPLFRTSLGIGFNIDYIVGIPRNWNYLVEQARNSYLVYRLGITKEMRFALGIALQLGGYSPNTTNPDEIAKARDLLIDTIKTCGLTFMSEENSDQEFINNNILLGVIWNGSAASALNQNSNIRFLLPEGKVMVTIDNAVINAQSKKIRTAELLINYLLYPQVMAQMTNYNYYPNSMSTSLPLVKRNIRTGPGFLFPEEEDRLFLKDLGPATKLYEEAWAQVLQTKAPETLVKLPLPKGGFFRGDPQMEDFTKDFIDEKQTNGQGAQ comes from the coding sequence ATGAAGCATACACATATAACACTCTTTCTTATACTCCCCCTCTTCATTTTCTGTATCAGCGGATGTGACAACAGAACCCGTGTTGGCAAAAACGAGACAACAGATTGGACCAAGCATCTCAAGTTGCCTAAAGCGCAGTTCACTCCCGCCGCTCAGCTTCATATCCTCACCTGGCATTATTATATTCCCCAGGAGGTTTTCGATTTTTTCAGCAAAACCTACGGAACCCAGATCGTCCCGACCTACATCCACAGCAATGAAGAGATGTTTCAGCTTGTGCAGAGCCATCCCGATAAATACGATTTGCTCACCCCCAGCGATTACATGGTCTCTAAGCTGATTAAAAACAATCTGCTTTATCGCCTTGATCATCTCAACCTGCCCAACATAGAAAATCTCGACGAAGACCTGCGCCGAGTTCCCTACGACACCGGACTTCGTTACTCTGTCCCGTTATTTCGTACCAGCCTTGGTATAGGTTTCAACATTGACTACATCGTCGGTATACCGAGAAACTGGAATTACCTCGTCGAACAGGCACGCAACAGCTACCTCGTATATCGCCTTGGGATAACTAAAGAAATGCGATTTGCCCTTGGTATTGCGCTGCAACTCGGTGGTTATTCACCCAACACCACCAACCCCGATGAAATTGCCAAGGCTCGCGACCTACTCATTGACACGATCAAAACCTGCGGGCTCACCTTCATGAGCGAGGAGAACAGTGACCAAGAATTCATCAACAACAACATTCTTCTTGGTGTCATATGGAACGGCTCGGCGGCAAGTGCCTTAAATCAGAATTCCAATATTCGTTTCCTCTTGCCCGAAGGCAAGGTCATGGTGACCATCGACAATGCCGTTATCAACGCTCAGAGTAAAAAAATCCGTACGGCGGAACTGCTCATCAACTACCTCTTATACCCCCAGGTCATGGCGCAAATGACCAATTACAATTACTACCCCAACAGTATGAGTACCTCGCTCCCCCTGGTAAAAAGAAATATTCGGACTGGTCCGGGCTTTCTCTTTCCGGAGGAAGAAGACCGCCTGTTTTTAAAAGATCTGGGACCGGCGACTAAACTCTATGAGGAGGCCTGGGCCCAGGTTCTGCAAACAAAAGCGCCTGAGACGTTGGTCAAACTCCCCCTGCCCAAAGGTGGTTTTTTCAGAGGAGACCCTCAGATGGAGGATTTCACAAAAGATTTTATCGATGAGAAGCAAACCAATGGACAAGGGGCCCAGTGA
- a CDS encoding cyclic peptide export ABC transporter, translated as MIFMTIAAGIANGLAVATAIHTAGKLQPGSLHFQEFFLFVSLMALFWYCKRYSINESTRLVENIVRVLRLRILGKLNDTDLLGLESIDKGIFYSALAADTATISLSTNVAINAISSAVMLSFIIIYIAFMSVEAVLITIGIVSFIVILYLKNEKQITALLQKSAANENVFMDNLNGLLNGFKELKLNRRKYQDFSQDELHTTIDTSTNLRVEAGLKLNVTILLSQSFLLFSISGILFLLPQIDQNQISLIPKLIALIIFTSDPVGNLATAIPAVSRAEAAINNIRTLENLIDQGQNQQEQISGQQPITDLNWSRICLDDIFFQFPLRANGRPFHIGPMQLEFHKGEITFIVGGNGSGKSTFLKVLTSLYPPDSGRILLDTTEITPFNKASYRNLFSTIFSDYYLFGRLIGIEEPDSEKLDTLLAQMELSHKTSIAEGVVTNRDLSTGQKKRLALIISVLEDKPVMIFDEWAADQDPIFRKFFYKVLLPELKAKGKTIIAVTHDDTYFDAADRIYKMEYGRCVPYVA; from the coding sequence ATGATCTTTATGACCATCGCGGCTGGAATAGCCAATGGCCTTGCGGTGGCGACTGCCATCCACACCGCCGGAAAACTGCAGCCGGGCAGCCTCCATTTCCAAGAGTTCTTCCTCTTTGTCTCGCTCATGGCCCTGTTCTGGTACTGTAAACGCTATTCCATCAACGAATCCACCCGCCTGGTTGAAAACATTGTCCGTGTTCTCCGTTTAAGAATTTTAGGAAAACTCAACGATACCGACCTCCTTGGCCTGGAATCCATCGACAAAGGCATCTTTTATTCGGCTTTGGCTGCGGATACGGCCACCATCTCACTGTCCACCAATGTTGCCATCAACGCTATCTCTTCGGCGGTGATGCTGAGCTTTATCATTATCTACATCGCGTTTATGTCCGTTGAGGCGGTCCTGATTACAATTGGAATCGTCAGCTTTATCGTGATCCTCTATCTTAAAAATGAGAAGCAGATCACAGCGTTGTTACAAAAGTCAGCGGCCAACGAAAATGTCTTTATGGATAACCTCAACGGCCTGCTCAACGGATTCAAAGAACTGAAATTAAACCGACGCAAGTATCAAGATTTCAGCCAGGATGAGCTGCACACCACCATTGACACCTCCACCAACCTCCGTGTGGAGGCAGGGCTCAAGCTCAATGTGACTATTCTCCTTTCCCAGTCTTTTTTACTGTTCTCGATCAGCGGCATCCTCTTTCTCCTTCCCCAGATAGATCAGAACCAAATCTCACTTATTCCCAAACTGATTGCACTTATCATCTTCACCTCCGACCCAGTGGGTAACCTGGCTACCGCCATTCCAGCAGTCTCACGGGCAGAGGCGGCGATTAACAACATTCGTACATTGGAAAACCTGATCGACCAGGGACAAAATCAACAGGAACAGATCAGCGGCCAACAGCCCATAACGGATCTGAATTGGAGTCGCATTTGCTTGGACGATATTTTTTTTCAGTTTCCGCTTAGAGCAAACGGCAGGCCTTTCCACATCGGCCCAATGCAACTTGAGTTTCACAAAGGAGAAATCACCTTTATTGTTGGCGGCAACGGTTCCGGCAAATCAACCTTTCTTAAAGTGCTCACCAGTCTCTATCCACCCGACAGTGGCCGAATCCTGCTTGATACCACCGAAATTACACCATTCAACAAGGCAAGTTACCGCAACCTTTTCTCCACCATTTTTTCGGACTACTACCTTTTCGGCCGCCTGATAGGCATTGAAGAGCCAGACAGCGAAAAGCTCGACACCCTGCTGGCTCAGATGGAACTCTCCCACAAAACCTCCATTGCAGAGGGAGTGGTCACCAATCGTGATCTTTCAACCGGCCAGAAAAAGCGACTGGCGCTGATCATCAGTGTCCTGGAGGATAAGCCTGTGATGATCTTTGACGAATGGGCAGCGGACCAGGACCCTATCTTTCGAAAATTTTTCTACAAGGTGCTCCTACCGGAACTCAAAGCCAAGGGAAAAACGATTATCGCGGTGACCCATGATGACACCTACTTTGATGCGGCAGACCGCATTTATAAAATGGAGTATGGCCGCTGTGTCCCCTATGTAGCTTAA
- a CDS encoding AMP-binding protein has product MVTDTPQNKASAAIEDIFPLTGLQEGIYTEYKLHIESTGSTDSPPVYNEQFSCTVDGTLQPDHFQGAWNALAKRHPMLRTAFTEIPGKGPRQVVLKTRPLRFFSQNLTGCSDKEKICAERARSDRQAPFDLAREPLVRISLLQTASTKYRLIVTLHHLIFDAWCTPLLLEDLMALYAHAMGQANELHPPPRTQFGDVIRAQNDRRGGANTAFWRDYLAGVEGMSPLPYLNKNAPPGGYDRAARLIDPATMQALTQLSGKLSIPTTSILHALWGWVLARLQDRSEVLLSVVRANRPAEFPDIDRVIGMFISTVLLRVDIGEAKSIEALFGQVHEDLQKTAVWSAASLAEMLLAGNINAGHIDHTIIGRTALLSGEDTEQLSFPSVGLCLANFHFESWDHYDFQIGFSLGSEAYFEAKFRHGRFQPRDIAKLLEMLNSALQLAVATPNLDPNTAPIFPSAVLATATLKGPRAKSIVPLPSLLTNILAGNGTRTITVDAHSALSATALEKAVNATAVMLTHTHNIGEGDHVGILVEPGNDVLIGILAAWRIGASFVPIAPDWPAERAAFALTDSRVKCLLTPALRPEQTTYPCPQGAIRYNQENCTSSPPEPITPDIAYIIYTSGSTGRPKGVAVGMEALSNYCHHAVNVLGLQATDAALQVSSPAFDLGYTTLFPILLAGGTLHWTQQHILVDPFRVIETMATRQVTTLKCTPSYLRLLLSSPELHALSSLHHWRLLILGGEMFDRRDLGLLSLYCPWLQVVNHYGPTETTIGCAMMSLGQVKEVSKISGQYIGTPVANTSVHIRDRHGSPVPQGIEGELVVEGRAAARGYINGGTGGFTHTDKTTTYRTGDRARITEHGQLEYLGRSDDMIKIRGFRVNAGETEAALRQVPGVDDAVVVFDRQSATTEAQLLAFVQSAAAELQPADIKKQLSSRLLPAQIPAQLFFVHRLLIKENGKPDREAMLRSAINRSRETFSNIPPQTSTEQRLAAIWQRVLKVERIGRDDDFFALGGNSLRALQVAAEVRREFDSALTIQTFFEYPTLLDLARRIDTGPLQERSYTVLCRNQECASVLCLPPALGVASVYKELLDAMNLDLGVDGIDCPGLTDGSLAPSLENMVEQMLAVLPDQGMQYQVLLGWSFGATLAVEMARQLEEKGRIPSLLLFDGAPRQAETAQQPLFFEGLSALTNRRYWSQVITILRRTMSVAQFAHLESIAYNNKFLWNRYEARFHLHGDILAFLTQTSQASADKGIQKGLESLTRGSCTVITVSGDHYSMFHPQHRAHWLNSARTFMRKACH; this is encoded by the coding sequence ATGGTTACTGATACACCTCAAAACAAAGCCAGTGCAGCGATAGAAGATATCTTTCCGCTCACAGGCCTGCAGGAAGGCATCTATACTGAATACAAGCTTCATATAGAGAGCACCGGATCCACCGATTCCCCCCCTGTCTATAATGAACAATTTTCCTGCACGGTGGATGGCACATTGCAACCTGATCACTTTCAAGGTGCCTGGAACGCTCTAGCCAAGCGGCACCCCATGCTACGAACTGCCTTTACCGAAATTCCCGGGAAAGGTCCAAGGCAGGTGGTCTTGAAAACCCGACCGCTCCGTTTTTTTTCCCAAAACCTTACAGGCTGTAGCGATAAAGAAAAAATCTGCGCCGAGCGGGCGAGGTCAGATCGCCAGGCCCCCTTTGACCTCGCGCGTGAGCCCCTGGTACGAATCAGCCTTCTTCAAACCGCGTCAACGAAATATCGCCTCATTGTCACCTTGCACCATCTCATTTTTGATGCATGGTGCACCCCCCTTCTCCTTGAAGATCTCATGGCCCTTTATGCACATGCCATGGGCCAGGCCAATGAACTTCATCCTCCTCCGCGAACGCAGTTCGGGGACGTCATTCGGGCACAGAACGATCGACGAGGGGGAGCAAACACCGCTTTCTGGCGAGACTACCTGGCGGGAGTTGAGGGGATGTCTCCCCTACCCTATCTTAACAAAAATGCCCCCCCGGGTGGTTATGATCGAGCAGCTCGGTTAATCGATCCTGCAACCATGCAGGCCTTGACGCAGCTGTCAGGGAAACTTTCCATTCCCACAACGTCCATTCTGCACGCACTCTGGGGCTGGGTGCTGGCACGATTGCAGGATCGCAGCGAAGTCCTTCTGTCCGTGGTCCGTGCCAACCGTCCTGCCGAATTTCCGGATATCGATCGCGTCATCGGCATGTTTATCTCCACGGTCCTGCTCAGAGTGGATATCGGCGAGGCCAAAAGCATTGAAGCTCTCTTTGGCCAAGTACACGAAGATCTGCAGAAAACTGCGGTCTGGTCTGCAGCCTCCCTTGCAGAGATGCTTTTGGCAGGCAACATAAACGCCGGTCATATCGATCACACGATTATCGGTCGAACGGCCCTGCTCTCCGGCGAGGACACGGAACAACTGAGCTTTCCCAGTGTTGGCCTCTGCCTTGCAAACTTTCATTTTGAATCCTGGGACCACTATGATTTCCAAATAGGCTTTTCTCTGGGAAGCGAGGCCTACTTCGAAGCCAAGTTCCGCCACGGCCGCTTTCAGCCGAGAGACATTGCCAAGCTTCTCGAAATGCTGAACTCAGCTTTACAACTCGCCGTCGCAACACCGAATCTCGATCCCAACACTGCACCCATTTTCCCGTCCGCTGTGTTGGCCACAGCCACACTGAAAGGCCCTCGTGCCAAGTCCATTGTCCCTCTGCCCTCTCTCCTCACCAACATCTTGGCGGGAAACGGCACCCGTACGATCACTGTGGACGCGCATTCCGCCCTCTCTGCGACCGCCTTGGAAAAAGCTGTCAACGCCACGGCAGTTATGCTCACACACACACACAACATTGGTGAGGGCGATCATGTCGGTATTCTTGTTGAACCCGGAAACGATGTCCTGATAGGGATACTGGCAGCCTGGCGCATCGGCGCAAGCTTTGTGCCCATTGCTCCAGACTGGCCAGCAGAGCGAGCAGCCTTTGCTCTTACAGACAGTAGGGTGAAGTGCCTTTTGACACCAGCCCTCCGGCCCGAACAGACCACTTATCCCTGCCCCCAAGGTGCAATCAGATATAACCAGGAAAACTGCACATCTTCGCCGCCAGAGCCAATCACGCCCGATATTGCCTATATTATCTACACCTCCGGATCAACCGGCCGGCCCAAAGGGGTTGCCGTGGGCATGGAGGCATTGAGTAACTATTGCCACCACGCAGTGAATGTTCTGGGATTGCAAGCAACAGATGCAGCATTGCAAGTCAGCTCACCGGCCTTTGACCTGGGCTATACGACCCTCTTTCCCATCCTGCTGGCAGGAGGGACACTCCATTGGACCCAACAACACATTCTGGTGGACCCATTTCGCGTCATCGAGACCATGGCCACACGACAGGTAACCACTCTGAAATGCACCCCTTCGTACCTTCGCCTCTTGCTCTCAAGTCCAGAACTCCATGCACTTTCAAGTCTGCATCATTGGCGCCTTTTGATTTTGGGTGGAGAGATGTTCGACCGCCGCGATCTGGGACTCCTCTCCCTCTATTGCCCATGGCTTCAGGTGGTCAACCATTACGGCCCCACGGAAACGACCATCGGCTGCGCCATGATGTCCCTGGGGCAGGTGAAAGAGGTCAGCAAAATTAGCGGCCAATACATCGGAACCCCTGTTGCCAATACGAGCGTTCACATCCGTGATCGCCACGGGTCGCCAGTACCCCAGGGTATTGAGGGGGAATTGGTGGTCGAGGGACGCGCTGCAGCCAGGGGATACATCAACGGCGGTACCGGTGGTTTCACCCACACAGACAAGACAACCACTTACCGTACAGGAGACCGGGCCCGTATCACCGAGCATGGCCAACTGGAGTACTTGGGAAGAAGCGATGACATGATCAAGATCCGTGGTTTTCGGGTCAATGCGGGAGAAACCGAGGCAGCACTTCGCCAGGTTCCAGGAGTCGACGATGCTGTGGTTGTTTTCGATCGCCAAAGCGCAACAACCGAAGCCCAGCTGCTCGCCTTTGTCCAATCAGCTGCAGCAGAGTTGCAACCAGCTGACATTAAAAAACAACTTTCCTCCCGCCTTTTACCCGCCCAGATTCCGGCACAGCTCTTTTTTGTCCATCGCCTGCTGATCAAAGAAAATGGCAAACCAGATCGGGAAGCCATGCTGCGCAGCGCTATTAACCGATCCCGGGAAACGTTCTCGAACATACCTCCACAAACCTCAACGGAACAGCGCCTGGCTGCGATATGGCAGCGGGTCCTTAAGGTGGAGCGGATTGGTCGGGATGATGACTTTTTCGCACTTGGGGGCAACAGTCTTCGAGCCCTTCAGGTGGCTGCTGAAGTCCGCAGGGAATTCGATTCGGCCCTCACCATTCAAACCTTCTTTGAATATCCCACACTCTTGGATTTGGCTCGGCGCATTGATACTGGCCCGCTTCAAGAAAGGTCCTACACCGTACTCTGCCGAAATCAGGAATGTGCGAGCGTCTTGTGCCTGCCTCCGGCATTGGGCGTTGCCTCTGTCTACAAAGAATTACTTGATGCCATGAATCTGGACCTGGGCGTTGATGGTATCGATTGCCCAGGCCTTACTGACGGCTCCCTGGCTCCCTCCCTTGAAAACATGGTCGAACAGATGCTTGCTGTGCTCCCTGACCAGGGCATGCAGTATCAAGTGTTGCTTGGCTGGTCCTTTGGGGCAACTCTCGCCGTTGAAATGGCACGCCAACTCGAAGAAAAGGGCCGCATCCCCTCTCTGTTGCTCTTTGACGGCGCACCGCGTCAAGCAGAGACCGCGCAACAACCACTGTTTTTTGAAGGACTCAGTGCCCTTACAAATCGACGCTACTGGTCACAGGTCATAACCATCTTACGGCGTACCATGAGTGTGGCCCAGTTCGCTCACCTTGAAAGCATTGCCTATAATAACAAATTCTTATGGAACAGATACGAAGCCAGATTTCACCTCCACGGCGACATCCTGGCTTTTCTCACTCAAACCTCTCAAGCATCTGCAGACAAGGGCATTCAAAAAGGACTGGAGTCACTCACCCGGGGCAGTTGCACGGTTATCACCGTCTCCGGTGACCACTATAGCATGTTTCATCCCCAACATAGAGCACATTGGCTCAACTCCGCACGCACCTTCATGCGCAAGGCGTGTCATTGA
- a CDS encoding prohibitin family protein: MAPSEQESANTIYENFRKNWPYLRHRLALFLKFFLLVAFVLFAYFFNRIFINIYPGEAGVLWKRFHGGTDMDYVYNEGLHVIPPWNKMYIYDTRIHHTPFEFEALSKDGLPIDFEVSVRYLPDREYLPQLHTLVGPDYVRKVVKPEVQAHLRKVVANYLPAEIYTSEGYLLQIIMQGSMGAFAEKHIILDNLLIRRMILPKTIVQAIERKLTQEQYVQQYDYLLQTAIKEAKRKAIEAEGIKRFEDIVKAGNFFDKYLQFKGIDATVALAKSNNSKVVVIGGGEGNLPLIMNMDSEKLQAELPEPAEKSNSLPQSSSPEKIQPTKEHPTSGQQEITESWESFLSRLENYLINGHLPETTPQLFPNEATKSR, encoded by the coding sequence ATGGCCCCATCGGAGCAGGAATCCGCCAACACTATCTATGAAAACTTCCGAAAGAATTGGCCTTACCTCAGGCACCGACTTGCACTTTTTCTCAAGTTTTTTCTTCTAGTGGCTTTCGTTCTCTTCGCCTATTTTTTCAACCGTATTTTTATCAACATCTATCCCGGTGAAGCAGGCGTTCTCTGGAAACGTTTTCACGGCGGCACCGATATGGACTATGTCTATAATGAAGGACTTCATGTCATTCCTCCGTGGAACAAGATGTATATCTACGACACCCGTATTCACCACACGCCTTTTGAGTTCGAAGCGCTCTCCAAAGATGGTCTTCCGATCGATTTTGAAGTTTCGGTGCGATACCTTCCAGATCGAGAATACCTGCCTCAGCTTCACACCCTTGTTGGCCCGGATTACGTCCGCAAAGTTGTCAAACCAGAGGTTCAGGCACATCTGAGAAAAGTGGTTGCCAACTATCTACCCGCAGAAATCTATACATCTGAGGGCTATCTGCTGCAGATAATCATGCAGGGATCCATGGGTGCCTTTGCAGAAAAGCATATCATTCTCGATAACCTTCTCATTCGCAGGATGATTCTCCCCAAAACCATCGTCCAGGCCATCGAACGAAAACTCACCCAGGAACAATATGTTCAGCAGTACGACTACCTACTTCAAACGGCCATCAAGGAAGCCAAGCGAAAGGCTATTGAGGCGGAAGGAATCAAACGTTTCGAGGACATCGTCAAAGCTGGTAATTTCTTTGACAAGTATCTTCAGTTCAAGGGCATCGATGCCACGGTGGCACTTGCCAAATCAAACAATTCCAAGGTCGTGGTCATAGGAGGCGGAGAAGGCAACCTTCCTCTTATCATGAACATGGATTCGGAAAAACTACAGGCAGAGCTCCCAGAACCTGCTGAAAAATCCAATTCTTTGCCCCAATCCTCTTCCCCGGAAAAAATACAGCCCACAAAAGAACACCCCACCTCCGGGCAGCAAGAGATCACTGAATCGTGGGAGTCTTTTCTTTCACGATTAGAGAACTACCTCATCAACGGCCATCTTCCTGAAACGACTCCACAGTTATTCCCCAACGAGGCAACAAAGAGTCGATGA